The following DNA comes from Rhodoligotrophos appendicifer.
TAACGCCCCTCTCGGGAGGCACTCTCAAGGGCTTTAGTTGGAAGCCCAGCAGCTTGGTCGTCATCGCTGTAAAAGCAGCTGAAGTGCTGGCCAATGATTTCCTCAGGGGAATAGCCCTTGATCCTCTGGGCGCCTTGGTTCCAGGTGACGATCTGCCCAGAAGGATCAATTTGGAAAATCGCGTAATCGATTACGGCTCCGACAAGCTGCCTGTATTGCGCCTCACTATCGACCAGCCGCCGCCGCGCCTCTTCCCGCTCCGTCATGTCGCGTGTGACCTTGGCGAAGCCAATGAGCTCGCCACTTTCATCACGCACGGCGTCAATCACCGCCAGCGCCCAGAACCGAGCTCCATCCTTCCGGATCCGCCATCCCTCGGCTTCGAACCTCCCGACCTTTCTTGCAGCCTCTAAGGCTCGCTGAGGCACCTGCTGTTCTTGATCTTCTGGGGTGAAGAAACTGGAATAGGGTCGACCGATGATCTCTGCCGCCTGATAGCCTTTCAGCCGCATCGCACCGGAGTTCCAACTCACGACGTTGCCATCGAGTGAAATCATATAGATGGCGTAGTCGACGACGCTGTCGACGAGGAGCTGGAGCCGACGAGCGGTGTCCAAATCTTCAATTCTCTTGGTAGGCATGCATCCCCGCAATTCAGGCAACCTCATCTGAGCTTTACCGCAGGCAACTGAATAAGCCATGAGGGAAACTCCATTAGAGGATCCGAAGTTGCCGAACCTCGTAGTCGCTATCGGCATGAAGCATCCCCTGTGCCACCACATCTGAAGATGTTGCGCGGAGATGAAGAAATCTAGCAATCTCTTCCTAGACTGAGGGGGGAGACAATGCCGTTGCGATCATCAGGGCTGCCGGGCGTCACAAATCCGTTCGGAGTAAGATTCATGATGCTGAGTTCAAAGGGCAATGTAACCTGTTCGGTCACAGCCGAAGCGTTGTCAAAGCTTCAGAGTCCCCATGCGCTTCTCGATTGGCTTACCGCCTTCGCGCAGCATCGGGCGGCGATCGAAGCTGCTGCCGTTGCAAAGTTCCGGTCAGGGCTGCAGCAGTCAGGCGGCACGATCGTCGTGGATGCCGATGATGTGTCACTAGGCTGGGATCACTAAGACTTAGCAGGATTCCTGCCTACTCCTCAGGTCTCCTTCACGCGTCCGAATTCGCGAGAATTTGAGGTGCAGAGCAGGAGGCCAGAGAGTCGAGTTGCTTAGCATCTGTATTCCTATCGGTAGAAGCAGCGCCCGCTGCACTTCGCGATTCTGCTGCCAGGCATCCTGTTAAAACCCCTTCTAGGCTGATCGAGGCGCTGATAAGCTTACGGCATGCTGACTTGGTACCGCTCCAGATAGCGGGGAAGGACGATGTGACACAGCGGGTCTCCTGAACACGTGCGGCAGGTGATCATGTGGTTTGCAACTGGGGCACTTCTCCTCCTGCCGCTATTCGCGCGGGGTCGGAAGCCCTCGGACAAGGTGGTGCTCTATGTGCATGGCTGACGACGACAAGAGCAAGCGAGGACAGCAGGACCGTAGCAGGGTGGCTGGTGAAGAAGCCTACGAGGTCCGATACTTCGAGCGGTGAGGTTAAAGGCCTAGCTTTTAGGGGCGAATAGCCCCTAGTTTGAGCGAAATCATCTGCCCTGAGTATGGATCTCCCATCCCAACGGAAACCGCAATCCAAGCCGCAATACCTGCCTCCGACCCGCAACGGGCTGCTGCGGCCAGGCAGGGGCTGCTGCTGGTCTTCGGCGCAGCACTGGTCTGGAGTTTTGGGGGAGCCATCGCGCGCGGGCTTGAGATCTCAGACCCTTGGACGACTGTGGCTTGGCGATCCTTCTTTGCCTCAGTTTTCCTGCTGGGATTCATGCTGTGGCGCGACGGCGCCGCCGGGACCATGCGGCTGTTTCGCACCATGGGCTTTCCAGGGGTCGGTGTGGCGCTTTGCTTCGCCA
Coding sequences within:
- a CDS encoding DUF1488 family protein yields the protein MMLSSKGNVTCSVTAEALSKLQSPHALLDWLTAFAQHRAAIEAAAVAKFRSGLQQSGGTIVVDADDVSLGWDH
- a CDS encoding EamA family transporter, with protein sequence MQAAIPASDPQRAAAARQGLLLVFGAALVWSFGGAIARGLEISDPWTTVAWRSFFASVFLLGFMLWRDGAAGTMRLFRTMGFPGVGVALCFAIASISFVVALGYTSVANILLMQAGDGLALLIAVAFSSATVITRRFSSVRMTP
- a CDS encoding DUF3606 domain-containing protein, coding for MADDDKSKRGQQDRSRVAGEEAYEVRYFER